A region of Candidatus Methylomirabilota bacterium DNA encodes the following proteins:
- a CDS encoding diguanylate cyclase, with product MAGEKILVMDMEQPARRELRELLEQRGFHPTEASTGKEALRRLQEGDYAVVLVNPNMPGGFTVEEMVDQMIQLKPEQSIIVTASPGSDEATAAMGRGAYSAVRKPIQPVELEIAVRNAVERYHLLQANARLREENLQDDLTGVLNRRGMDQYLEEEIERSRRYKHPFSVLFFDLDQLKAVNDQYGHLSGSRVLIEVVGVIRTKLRRIDKIFRFGGDEFTVTLPETDQKGAVGTGHRLREAIRSHRFRPVEGAEVSLTASFGVATYPEDGTNGEALLRHADEAMYLIKTGSRDGVGVKERP from the coding sequence GTGGCCGGCGAGAAAATTTTAGTCATGGATATGGAGCAACCCGCGCGTAGGGAGCTTCGTGAACTCCTTGAGCAGCGGGGATTCCATCCCACGGAGGCCTCGACCGGCAAGGAGGCCCTCAGGAGGCTCCAGGAGGGAGACTACGCGGTTGTCCTTGTTAACCCGAATATGCCAGGAGGGTTCACCGTGGAGGAGATGGTGGACCAAATGATTCAACTCAAGCCGGAGCAGTCCATCATTGTGACGGCTTCTCCGGGGAGTGACGAGGCCACCGCCGCCATGGGACGGGGGGCGTATAGTGCCGTCCGCAAGCCGATTCAACCGGTGGAGCTCGAGATCGCCGTGCGGAACGCCGTGGAGCGATATCACTTGCTCCAAGCGAATGCGCGTCTCCGCGAGGAGAACCTTCAAGATGACCTGACCGGTGTGCTGAATCGCCGCGGGATGGATCAGTATCTGGAAGAGGAGATAGAACGGTCCCGACGGTACAAGCACCCCTTCTCAGTCCTCTTCTTCGACCTCGATCAATTGAAGGCGGTCAACGACCAGTATGGCCATCTGTCAGGGAGTAGAGTCCTGATCGAGGTGGTCGGCGTCATCAGGACCAAACTTCGACGGATAGACAAGATCTTCCGGTTCGGGGGGGATGAATTTACGGTCACGCTGCCCGAGACCGATCAAAAAGGGGCGGTCGGGACCGGGCACCGTCTTCGCGAGGCGATCCGGAGCCATCGGTTCCGACCGGTGGAGGGGGCGGAGGTTTCGCTTACCGCTAGCTTTGGCGTTGCCACGTATCCCGAGGACGGGACAAATGGGGAAGCCCTCCTGCGCCATGCCGACGAGGCCATGTACCTCATCAAGACTGGGTCGAGAGACGGGGTCGGGGTCAAAGAGAGGCCATGA